A single Lolium perenne isolate Kyuss_39 chromosome 6, Kyuss_2.0, whole genome shotgun sequence DNA region contains:
- the LOC127326788 gene encoding uncharacterized protein isoform X1, protein MNYNMQNMNKELSELFYMLKTAEVEIKKEHQVLMVNKTTSFKKQGKPKENGNFKKGGKKAAAPIKKPKAGPKPDIVCYYCKGDRHWKRNCPKYLADLKSGQVKKKGTAE, encoded by the exons atgaactacaacatgcagaacatgaacaaggagttatctGAACTCTTCTACATGCTGAAAACTGCTGAAgtggagataaagaaagagcaccaagtgttgatggtcaacaagaccaccagtttcaagaaacagggcaagcctAAAGAAaatggcaacttcaagaagggcggcaagaaagctgctgcgcctatcaagaagcccaaggctggccctaagcctgatattgtgtgctattactgcaagggtgACAGacactggaagcgcaattgccccaagtacctggctgatctgaagagcggccaagtaaaaaagaaag gaactgcggaataa
- the LOC127326788 gene encoding uncharacterized protein isoform X2 → MNKELSELFYMLKTAEVEIKKEHQVLMVNKTTSFKKQGKPKENGNFKKGGKKAAAPIKKPKAGPKPDIVCYYCKGDRHWKRNCPKYLADLKSGQVKKKGTAE, encoded by the exons atgaacaaggagttatctGAACTCTTCTACATGCTGAAAACTGCTGAAgtggagataaagaaagagcaccaagtgttgatggtcaacaagaccaccagtttcaagaaacagggcaagcctAAAGAAaatggcaacttcaagaagggcggcaagaaagctgctgcgcctatcaagaagcccaaggctggccctaagcctgatattgtgtgctattactgcaagggtgACAGacactggaagcgcaattgccccaagtacctggctgatctgaagagcggccaagtaaaaaagaaag gaactgcggaataa